One window of the Natronomonas marina genome contains the following:
- a CDS encoding RidA family protein, translating into MDRRRVSTGTEWEPRVGYSRAVRVGDRILVSGTTATDAEGNPVAPGDPEVQTRRALETVVEAIEEAGGRREDVVRTRMYVTDADDWEIVGDVHGEFFGDVRPAASMVEVSGLIGPEYVVEIEAEAVVPEEG; encoded by the coding sequence ATGGACCGCCGCCGCGTCTCGACGGGGACCGAGTGGGAACCGCGCGTGGGCTACTCGCGGGCGGTGCGGGTCGGCGACCGAATCCTGGTCTCGGGAACGACCGCGACCGACGCCGAGGGGAATCCCGTCGCACCCGGCGACCCCGAAGTCCAGACCCGCCGGGCGCTGGAGACCGTCGTCGAGGCCATCGAGGAAGCCGGTGGACGGCGGGAAGACGTCGTCCGCACCCGGATGTACGTCACCGACGCCGACGACTGGGAAATCGTCGGCGACGTTCACGGGGAGTTCTTCGGGGACGTCCGGCCCGCCGCGAGCATGGTCGAGGTGTCGGGGCTCATCGGCCCGGAGTACGTCGTCGAAATCGAGGCCGAGGCGGTCGTACCCGAGGAAGGGTGA
- the rpiA gene encoding ribose-5-phosphate isomerase RpiA encodes MKQSGGTEDQKRRAGESAADAVEDGAVVGLGTGSTAAAAIRELGRRVDAGFDVHGVPTSHGARRLAREAGIPLTTLEEAVPDVAIDGADQVADGHLLKGGGAAHAREKLVDTAADRFLVVVDASKRSDELDLPVPLEVLSDAVPVVERRIEELGGEPRLRDAERKDGPVVTDNGNLVVDCAFGAIDDPASLAARLAGIPGVVEHGLFVDLADEIHVGTGDGVEILDP; translated from the coding sequence ATGAAACAGTCCGGCGGCACGGAGGACCAGAAGCGCCGCGCGGGCGAGAGCGCGGCCGACGCGGTCGAGGACGGGGCGGTCGTCGGCCTCGGCACCGGCTCGACGGCTGCCGCCGCCATCCGGGAACTCGGGCGGCGCGTCGACGCCGGTTTCGACGTCCACGGTGTTCCGACCTCCCACGGCGCAAGACGGCTCGCCCGCGAGGCAGGGATTCCGCTGACGACGCTGGAGGAGGCGGTCCCGGACGTCGCCATCGACGGCGCCGACCAGGTGGCCGACGGACACCTCCTCAAGGGCGGCGGCGCGGCCCACGCCCGCGAGAAACTCGTCGACACCGCCGCCGACCGCTTCCTGGTCGTCGTCGACGCCTCGAAGCGGTCGGACGAACTGGATTTGCCGGTACCGCTGGAGGTACTGTCCGACGCCGTCCCCGTCGTCGAGCGGCGGATCGAGGAACTGGGCGGCGAGCCACGACTCCGCGACGCCGAGCGGAAGGACGGTCCCGTCGTCACCGACAACGGCAACCTGGTGGTCGACTGTGCGTTCGGAGCCATCGACGACCCCGCGTCGCTGGCCGCGCGACTGGCGGGGATTCCGGGCGTCGTCGAACACGGCCTGTTCGTCGACCTCGCCGACGAGATCCACGTCGGCACGGGCGACGGCGTCGAGATACTCGACCCGTAG
- a CDS encoding alpha/beta fold hydrolase: MPTTSADGTTLRYDVAGDDDRPTVVFVPDVGFGPWLWGWQAPALTGAYRTVVYAQRGTGRSGTEGPYTVERLAADLDAILAAVGADRAHVVGAGLGGMIALRYAREYGRARSLTLFGAAATGDDVDAGALAALHPDDPTRLRESLSLAFSERFLVESGVVDDVVAWRREEDATGDALVGHREAARSFQTGPLYEVTLPALVCHGVDDPVVPVGTGETLARDLPRGRFEAVEGKRCCFVEHSAAVTDAVEGFLEALTDDE, translated from the coding sequence ATGCCGACCACGAGCGCCGACGGGACGACGCTCCGCTACGACGTCGCGGGCGACGACGACCGGCCGACGGTCGTCTTCGTTCCCGACGTCGGCTTCGGGCCGTGGCTGTGGGGCTGGCAGGCACCGGCGCTAACGGGCGCCTACCGGACCGTCGTCTACGCCCAGCGCGGGACGGGCCGCTCCGGGACCGAAGGTCCCTACACGGTCGAGCGCCTGGCCGCCGACCTCGATGCGATTCTGGCCGCGGTCGGCGCCGACCGCGCACACGTCGTCGGCGCCGGACTCGGCGGGATGATCGCGCTCCGCTACGCCCGCGAGTACGGCCGCGCCCGGTCGCTGACGCTGTTCGGCGCGGCGGCGACGGGCGACGACGTCGACGCCGGGGCGCTGGCCGCGCTGCACCCCGACGACCCGACGCGACTCCGGGAATCGCTGTCGCTGGCGTTCTCCGAGCGGTTCCTGGTCGAGTCCGGCGTCGTCGACGACGTCGTCGCCTGGCGCCGCGAGGAGGACGCCACGGGCGACGCCCTCGTCGGTCACCGCGAGGCCGCACGCTCCTTCCAGACTGGGCCGCTCTACGAGGTCACGCTGCCGGCGCTGGTCTGTCACGGCGTCGACGACCCCGTCGTGCCGGTCGGGACCGGCGAGACGCTCGCCCGTGACCTCCCGCGCGGCCGCTTCGAGGCCGTCGAGGGGAAACGCTGCTGTTTCGTCGAGCACTCCGCCGCCGTGACGGACGCCGTCGAGGGGTTCCTCGAGGCGCTGACCGACGACGAGTGA
- a CDS encoding type 1 glutamine amidotransferase: protein MTARIALVNASYDGTNTLRNFRRELDADVTAYSALERSFPDVETYDGVVVTGSRASVYWDEPWIDEAQRWAGDAVESDTPALGICWGHQLLADAVGGTVESMDEYELGYRTVSHDGADIFEGVPETFTVFTTHSDAVTELPDGADRIAENDYGIQGFRRGNVYGLQSHPEYDPETAEAVARGKDLPEERIESVCAGITDEAYAEARATKRVFDNFCRLAERSAPVADD from the coding sequence GTGACCGCCCGCATCGCGCTGGTGAACGCCTCCTACGACGGCACGAACACGCTGCGGAACTTCCGCCGGGAACTGGACGCCGACGTGACCGCCTACTCGGCGCTGGAGCGCTCGTTCCCCGACGTCGAGACCTACGACGGCGTGGTCGTCACCGGGTCCCGGGCCTCCGTCTACTGGGACGAACCGTGGATAGACGAGGCCCAGCGGTGGGCCGGCGACGCCGTCGAGAGCGACACGCCCGCGCTGGGTATCTGCTGGGGCCACCAGTTGCTCGCCGACGCCGTCGGCGGCACCGTCGAGTCGATGGACGAGTACGAACTCGGCTACCGGACGGTCAGCCACGACGGCGCCGACATCTTCGAGGGCGTCCCCGAGACGTTCACCGTCTTCACGACCCACTCCGACGCCGTCACGGAGTTACCCGATGGTGCCGACCGCATCGCCGAGAACGACTACGGCATCCAGGGGTTCCGCCGCGGGAACGTCTACGGCCTCCAGTCCCACCCCGAGTACGACCCCGAGACGGCCGAGGCCGTCGCCCGCGGGAAGGACCTCCCCGAGGAGCGCATCGAGTCGGTCTGTGCCGGCATCACGGACGAGGCCTACGCCGAGGCGCGGGCCACGAAACGGGTCTTCGACAACTTCTGTCGGCTGGCGGAGCGGTCGGCTCCCGTCGCCGACGACTGA
- a CDS encoding bifunctional nuclease family protein: MTNEASVHGLGISVDDGGEEGAPVVVLQARGEALPIFISADQAKSISHALEDRPFERPLTHDLFVEMLTEFGGAIDRVRIDGLSENTFLAKIDAERYAGGERKDVVLDARPSDAIAIALRVDCPILVADEVLDEAGQPPEEFEVG; this comes from the coding sequence ATGACAAACGAGGCGAGCGTGCACGGCCTCGGGATCAGCGTCGACGACGGGGGCGAGGAGGGCGCCCCGGTCGTGGTGCTGCAGGCCCGTGGGGAGGCGCTACCGATCTTCATCAGCGCCGACCAGGCGAAGTCGATCTCCCACGCCCTCGAGGACCGGCCCTTCGAGCGGCCGCTGACCCACGACCTCTTCGTCGAGATGCTGACCGAGTTCGGGGGTGCCATCGACCGCGTCCGCATCGACGGTCTCTCGGAGAACACGTTCCTCGCCAAGATCGACGCCGAACGCTACGCCGGCGGCGAACGGAAGGACGTCGTCCTCGACGCTCGCCCCAGCGACGCCATCGCCATCGCGCTTCGCGTGGACTGTCCGATACTCGTCGCCGACGAGGTGCTCGACGAGGCCGGCCAGCCCCCCGAGGAGTTCGAGGTCGGCTAG
- a CDS encoding DUF7089 family protein: MFEPRALPDDVAGIREDHAPGALVLDSDGDFETLPPSVAENLLAVVDSLDLLSYDASWVPADAPATLDRLAGEEFTVGAPGDGGVVWTRQTEPPTVFVKPRLEGAPEGFVDFLVAEALVEIGLGLPETFLGFFAEEYRALEEAVPLEPADTYQLAAALFDAYVGLHTRETFADWDGEYDRLHDQWVDAGERLEPRLSGLSEAVAAGRIEFAEAAELACSAVKHDVDIPAQFAALDADAYHEHGPAYAVRWAEKTFEALE; this comes from the coding sequence ATGTTCGAACCGCGGGCGCTGCCGGACGACGTCGCCGGAATCCGCGAGGACCACGCCCCCGGGGCGCTCGTCCTCGACAGCGACGGCGACTTCGAGACGCTCCCGCCATCGGTCGCGGAGAACCTGCTCGCGGTCGTCGACTCGCTGGACCTGCTGTCGTACGACGCCTCGTGGGTTCCCGCCGACGCCCCGGCGACGCTCGACCGACTCGCCGGCGAGGAGTTCACCGTCGGCGCGCCGGGCGACGGCGGCGTCGTCTGGACCCGACAGACGGAACCGCCGACGGTGTTCGTCAAGCCGCGACTCGAGGGAGCGCCCGAGGGGTTCGTCGACTTCCTCGTCGCGGAGGCGCTCGTCGAAATCGGGCTCGGTCTCCCCGAGACGTTCCTCGGCTTCTTCGCGGAGGAGTACCGCGCCCTCGAGGAGGCGGTGCCGCTCGAACCGGCCGACACCTACCAGCTGGCGGCCGCGCTGTTCGACGCCTACGTCGGCCTGCACACCCGCGAGACGTTCGCGGACTGGGACGGCGAGTACGACCGCCTCCACGACCAGTGGGTCGACGCCGGCGAACGGCTGGAACCGCGGCTCTCGGGGCTGTCCGAGGCCGTCGCTGCGGGTCGAATTGAGTTCGCCGAGGCCGCCGAACTCGCTTGCAGCGCCGTGAAACACGACGTCGACATCCCGGCGCAGTTCGCGGCGCTGGACGCCGACGCCTACCACGAGCACGGTCCGGCGTACGCGGTCCGGTGGGCCGAGAAGACGTTCGAGGCGCTGGAGTGA
- a CDS encoding acyl-CoA dehydrogenase family protein, with the protein MLDYLELEADLKEEERMVRDTARQFVEEKVRPTVGDHWIEGTFPTDLIAEMGELGFYAPNLDGYGLPNLSERAYGLLMQELEAGDSGFRSMASVQGSLVMYPIHAFGSDAQKERWLPALGSGERVGCFGLTEPDHGSNPAGMETSAERDGDGYVLNGTKTWITNSPIADVALVWAKDRSDDDTVRGFLVDTDTAGVTTNEITEKLSLRASITGEVHLDDARVEESAVLPGVEGMKGPLSCLTQARFGIAWGAVGAARDCFETARQYATDREQFGGPIARFQLQQEKLAEMATQITLAQLLASRLTDLKERGDLRPQHVSMAKRNNVRMARDQSRVAREILGGNGITADYSPMRHMTNMETVYTYEGTHDIHTLILGEDLTGVQAYT; encoded by the coding sequence ATGCTCGATTACCTAGAGCTAGAGGCGGACCTCAAGGAGGAAGAGCGGATGGTGCGGGACACCGCCCGCCAGTTCGTCGAGGAGAAGGTCAGGCCGACGGTCGGCGACCACTGGATCGAGGGAACGTTTCCGACGGATCTCATCGCGGAGATGGGCGAACTCGGCTTCTACGCACCGAATCTCGACGGTTACGGGCTGCCGAACCTCTCCGAGCGGGCCTACGGCCTGTTGATGCAGGAACTGGAGGCCGGCGACTCCGGCTTCCGGTCGATGGCCTCCGTCCAGGGCTCCCTGGTCATGTACCCCATCCACGCGTTCGGCAGCGACGCCCAGAAAGAGCGGTGGCTGCCCGCCCTCGGGTCGGGCGAGCGGGTCGGCTGCTTCGGCCTGACCGAACCGGACCACGGCTCGAACCCCGCCGGCATGGAGACGTCGGCCGAACGGGACGGCGACGGCTACGTCCTCAACGGCACGAAGACCTGGATCACGAACTCGCCCATCGCCGACGTCGCGCTGGTGTGGGCGAAGGACCGCTCGGACGACGACACCGTCCGTGGCTTCCTCGTCGACACCGACACCGCGGGCGTGACGACGAACGAAATCACGGAGAAACTCTCGCTGCGGGCCTCCATCACCGGCGAGGTCCACCTCGACGACGCCCGCGTCGAGGAGTCGGCGGTGCTGCCCGGCGTCGAGGGGATGAAGGGCCCGCTGTCCTGTCTCACGCAGGCCCGGTTCGGCATCGCGTGGGGCGCCGTCGGCGCGGCGCGGGACTGCTTCGAGACGGCCCGCCAGTACGCGACCGACCGCGAGCAGTTCGGCGGCCCAATCGCTCGCTTCCAGCTCCAGCAGGAGAAGCTCGCCGAGATGGCGACCCAGATCACGCTGGCGCAGTTGCTCGCCTCCCGGCTGACCGACCTCAAGGAACGCGGCGACCTGCGGCCCCAGCACGTCTCGATGGCCAAGCGGAACAACGTCCGGATGGCCCGCGACCAGTCGCGGGTCGCCCGCGAAATCCTCGGCGGCAACGGCATCACCGCCGACTACTCGCCGATGCGGCACATGACGAACATGGAGACGGTCTACACCTACGAGGGGACCCACGACATCCACACGCTCATCCTCGGCGAGGACCTCACCGGCGTGCAGGCGTACACCTGA
- a CDS encoding DUF7563 family protein yields MPECQNCGAFVTAAYARVFTPNGVEDPRVCPQCEDKIRDGSDVREARSTRRT; encoded by the coding sequence ATGCCGGAATGCCAGAACTGTGGCGCGTTCGTAACGGCAGCGTACGCGCGGGTCTTCACGCCGAACGGCGTGGAGGACCCGCGCGTCTGCCCGCAGTGTGAGGACAAGATTCGGGACGGCTCGGACGTCCGCGAGGCGCGGTCGACCCGGCGCACCTGA
- a CDS encoding SCP2 sterol-binding domain-containing protein: MYFYPSEGWLDEYTRLLDESDALDDLSSGVGFDFDGSIHLVIADLPLETTTVGDLPEGTLDGLPEQVRAGLAEVSLAELPSMVDERARSGLPERARNLLDQIETNVIDGALHVLLEIDGGDCADAEVLEVPATRDADFTIRGSYVTWREIVDGRPSASALLTGDLRVEGSQLGWLQYATMFQLLGDVASQVETTHLFEGNSPSAGDVLVDEAVRHPAAVHRFAHRQAIRTLSFL, translated from the coding sequence ATGTACTTCTATCCCTCCGAAGGGTGGCTGGACGAGTACACCCGGCTGCTCGACGAGAGCGACGCCCTGGACGATCTCTCGTCCGGCGTCGGCTTCGACTTCGACGGGTCCATTCACCTCGTCATCGCGGACCTGCCGCTGGAGACCACGACGGTCGGCGACCTCCCGGAGGGGACTCTGGACGGGCTCCCCGAGCAGGTGCGGGCCGGCCTGGCGGAGGTCTCCCTCGCCGAGTTGCCCTCGATGGTCGACGAACGCGCCCGGTCGGGGCTCCCGGAGCGGGCTCGGAACCTCCTCGACCAGATCGAGACGAACGTCATCGACGGCGCGTTGCACGTCCTCCTGGAGATAGACGGCGGCGACTGCGCCGACGCGGAGGTGCTGGAGGTACCCGCGACCCGCGACGCCGACTTCACCATCCGCGGCAGTTACGTGACGTGGCGGGAGATCGTCGACGGCCGCCCGTCGGCGTCGGCGCTCCTGACCGGCGATCTCCGCGTGGAGGGCAGCCAGCTCGGCTGGCTCCAGTACGCCACGATGTTCCAGTTGCTCGGCGACGTCGCCAGCCAGGTCGAGACGACCCACCTCTTCGAGGGGAACTCGCCCTCCGCAGGGGACGTCCTCGTCGACGAGGCGGTTCGGCACCCGGCCGCGGTCCACCGGTTCGCACACCGGCAGGCGATCCGGACGCTGAGTTTCCTCTAG
- a CDS encoding VOC family protein, whose protein sequence is MPHLGHVHLKVRDIDDSVAFYTEVLGLDVTERHGRYAFLSFGDHHHDVALQEVAPDAQGPTDGVGLYHAAFEVADPEALSALHERLSGRGVAVSPVDHGISKALYFDDPSGNGLETYVDTRDDADEEWRGRNRPFEPADAIQ, encoded by the coding sequence ATGCCCCACCTCGGCCACGTCCACCTGAAGGTCCGCGACATCGACGACAGCGTCGCATTCTACACCGAGGTCCTCGGCCTCGACGTGACGGAACGGCACGGCCGCTACGCGTTCCTCTCGTTCGGCGACCACCACCACGACGTCGCGCTCCAGGAGGTTGCCCCGGACGCACAGGGACCGACCGACGGCGTCGGCCTCTACCACGCCGCCTTCGAGGTGGCCGACCCCGAGGCGCTTTCGGCGCTCCACGAGCGCCTCTCCGGGCGCGGCGTCGCCGTCTCGCCCGTCGACCACGGCATCAGCAAGGCGCTGTACTTCGACGACCCGTCGGGCAACGGGCTGGAGACCTACGTCGACACCCGCGACGACGCCGACGAGGAGTGGCGCGGCAGGAACCGACCGTTCGAGCCAGCTGACGCGATACAGTGA
- a CDS encoding (R)-citramalate synthase yields MTSLFGDHPATAPLDDRDVQFLDTTLRDGEQAPGISLSPEEKAEIARELDSANVDVIEAGSACTGPGERETISRVTDLGLDARVTSFARGVRGDIDLALECDVDGVNLVVPASDRHVEQKVGTTHEQVIEDTVELVEYAKEHGLWVEVLGEDGSRADLDFLEELMGAAIDAGADRICAPDTVGHATPDRILEMYSRLSELGPTSTHTHDDLGLAVTNALVGVAAGADLVHGTINGIGERAGNVAIEEVAIALDHGYGVETVDTERLYDLGQLVSTTTGVPLAPNKAVVGENAFTHESGIHTDGTLKDDAMYEPYPPEKVGRKRRLVLGKHAGRAGVEAALAEHDIEVDDEELGEVVARVKALGERGKRVTDADLLTIAEEVQGRERERRVELVDLTAASGSGTPTASVRLDVDGEERVASGTGSGPVDAAIAAVRSALGAAADAQLDSYHVDAITGGTDAVVTVEVEMSRGDRTVTVAASDSDITTASVRAMVDALDRLVADEETPVLADD; encoded by the coding sequence GTGACGAGCTTGTTCGGGGACCACCCAGCGACGGCTCCCCTTGACGACCGAGACGTACAGTTTCTGGACACGACGCTTCGGGACGGCGAGCAGGCGCCCGGTATCTCGCTGTCGCCCGAGGAGAAGGCCGAAATCGCCCGCGAACTCGACTCGGCGAACGTCGACGTAATCGAGGCCGGCAGCGCCTGCACCGGCCCGGGCGAACGGGAGACCATCTCCCGGGTGACCGACCTCGGGCTGGACGCCCGCGTGACCAGCTTCGCCCGCGGCGTCCGGGGGGACATCGACCTCGCGCTGGAGTGCGACGTCGACGGCGTCAATCTCGTCGTGCCGGCCAGCGACCGCCACGTCGAGCAGAAGGTCGGCACCACCCACGAGCAGGTGATCGAGGACACCGTCGAACTCGTCGAGTACGCCAAAGAGCACGGCCTGTGGGTCGAGGTACTCGGCGAGGACGGCTCGCGTGCGGACCTCGACTTCCTCGAGGAGCTGATGGGCGCGGCAATCGACGCCGGCGCCGACCGCATCTGTGCGCCCGACACCGTCGGCCACGCCACGCCCGATCGCATCCTCGAGATGTACTCGCGGCTCTCCGAACTCGGGCCGACCTCGACGCACACCCACGACGACCTCGGGCTGGCGGTGACCAACGCCCTGGTCGGCGTCGCCGCCGGGGCCGACCTCGTCCACGGCACCATCAACGGCATCGGCGAGCGGGCCGGCAACGTCGCCATCGAGGAGGTCGCAATCGCCCTCGACCACGGCTACGGCGTCGAGACGGTCGACACCGAGCGGCTCTACGACCTCGGCCAGCTCGTCTCGACGACCACCGGCGTCCCGCTGGCGCCGAACAAGGCCGTCGTCGGCGAGAACGCCTTCACCCACGAGTCCGGAATCCACACCGACGGCACGCTGAAGGACGACGCGATGTACGAGCCGTACCCTCCCGAGAAGGTCGGCCGGAAGCGCCGCCTCGTCCTCGGAAAGCACGCCGGACGCGCCGGCGTCGAAGCCGCCCTCGCCGAACACGACATCGAGGTCGACGACGAGGAACTGGGCGAGGTCGTCGCCCGGGTCAAGGCGCTCGGCGAGCGGGGCAAACGCGTCACCGACGCCGACCTCCTGACCATCGCCGAGGAGGTCCAGGGCCGCGAGCGGGAGCGCCGGGTCGAACTCGTCGACCTCACGGCAGCCTCCGGCAGCGGCACCCCGACGGCGTCGGTCCGGCTGGACGTCGACGGCGAGGAACGCGTCGCCTCCGGCACCGGCTCCGGTCCCGTCGACGCCGCCATCGCCGCCGTCCGGTCGGCGCTGGGCGCCGCCGCCGACGCGCAACTGGACTCCTACCACGTCGACGCCATCACCGGCGGTACCGACGCCGTCGTCACCGTCGAGGTCGAGATGTCCCGCGGGGACCGCACCGTCACCGTCGCCGCCTCCGACTCGGACATCACCACTGCCTCCGTGCGCGCGATGGTCGACGCCCTCGACCGCCTCGTCGCGGACGAGGAGACGCCGGTGCTGGCCGACGACTGA
- the glmM gene encoding phosphoglucosamine mutase, whose translation MFGTSGIRGPVGDEVTAELALRVGRAVGAETDRVVVGRDPRTSGELLVDALAAGLRELGTDVVDLGVAATPTVARAVGWEDGDAGVSVTASHNPATDNGLKLWQPSGQAYDAEGRERITERVEADDPALQPWDRLGDRRRADATDRHVAALVRSADPLELSVAVDVGNGAGGVTADALVELGCHVETLNAQPDGRFPGRPSEPTAENCTALSTLVAEGDYDLGVAHDGDADRTRAVAGDGTFLSGDALLALFAADAAEPGQRVAVPVDTSLAVEDYLAERDVGVTRTPVGDVYVAEAATDPDVAFGGEPSGAWIWPEATLCPDGPLAAVRLAEMAAEEPLAERLSRIPTYPIRRANVEVDGKAAVMARVEERVLESYDDVETLDGVRVQTDDGWFLIRASGTQPLVRVTAEARDAGRAETLADEARTLVEAAR comes from the coding sequence ATGTTCGGAACGAGCGGCATCCGGGGACCGGTCGGCGACGAGGTGACCGCGGAGTTGGCGCTGCGGGTCGGCCGCGCCGTCGGGGCCGAGACCGACCGCGTCGTCGTCGGTCGGGACCCCCGGACCAGCGGCGAACTCCTCGTCGACGCCCTGGCGGCCGGTCTCCGGGAACTGGGAACCGACGTCGTCGACCTCGGGGTGGCCGCGACCCCGACCGTCGCCCGCGCCGTCGGCTGGGAGGACGGCGACGCCGGCGTCTCGGTCACCGCCAGCCACAACCCCGCGACCGACAACGGCCTGAAACTGTGGCAGCCCTCCGGGCAGGCCTACGACGCCGAGGGCCGCGAGCGAATCACCGAGCGGGTCGAGGCCGACGACCCGGCGCTGCAGCCGTGGGACCGCCTCGGCGACCGGCGGCGGGCGGACGCAACCGACCGCCACGTCGCGGCGCTCGTCCGGTCGGCCGACCCCCTCGAGTTGTCGGTCGCCGTCGACGTCGGCAACGGCGCCGGCGGCGTGACCGCCGACGCACTCGTCGAGTTGGGCTGTCACGTCGAAACGCTGAACGCACAGCCCGACGGCCGCTTCCCGGGACGACCCTCCGAGCCGACCGCCGAGAACTGCACGGCGCTGTCGACGCTGGTCGCCGAGGGCGACTACGACCTCGGGGTCGCCCACGACGGCGACGCCGACCGGACTCGCGCCGTCGCCGGCGACGGGACCTTCCTGTCGGGGGACGCCCTGCTGGCGCTTTTCGCCGCCGATGCCGCCGAACCGGGCCAGCGAGTCGCCGTCCCCGTCGACACCAGCCTCGCCGTCGAGGACTACCTCGCCGAACGGGACGTCGGCGTCACCCGGACGCCGGTCGGCGACGTCTACGTCGCCGAGGCCGCGACCGACCCCGACGTGGCCTTCGGCGGCGAACCTTCGGGCGCGTGGATATGGCCGGAGGCGACGCTGTGTCCGGACGGGCCGCTCGCCGCCGTCAGGCTGGCGGAGATGGCCGCCGAGGAGCCGCTCGCCGAACGGCTCTCGCGGATTCCCACCTACCCCATCCGGCGCGCGAACGTCGAGGTCGACGGGAAGGCGGCGGTGATGGCCCGCGTCGAGGAGCGCGTCCTCGAGAGCTACGACGACGTCGAGACGCTGGACGGCGTCAGAGTCCAGACCGACGACGGCTGGTTCCTGATCCGCGCCAGCGGCACCCAGCCACTGGTTCGGGTCACCGCCGAGGCGCGCGACGCCGGCCGCGCCGAGACGCTGGCGGACGAGGCGCGGACCCTCGTCGAGGCGGCGAGATAG
- a CDS encoding DUF192 domain-containing protein, with the protein MRVVHEAGGGERVLADEVEVADGLLSKGLGLMFRRSIPDDYALVFPFGRPGKRSLHMVCVPFDIDAVWLLDGEVRRVSRLSAWTGTGRARADTVVEMPAGAADGVETGDAVRIEGL; encoded by the coding sequence GTGCGCGTCGTTCACGAGGCCGGCGGCGGCGAGCGAGTCCTGGCCGACGAGGTCGAAGTAGCCGACGGCCTCCTCTCGAAGGGTCTCGGACTGATGTTCCGGCGGTCGATTCCGGACGACTACGCGCTGGTGTTCCCGTTCGGCCGGCCGGGGAAGCGGAGCCTGCACATGGTCTGTGTACCGTTCGACATCGACGCCGTCTGGCTCCTCGACGGCGAGGTCCGGCGGGTCTCGCGGCTGTCGGCCTGGACCGGGACGGGGCGGGCGCGGGCCGACACCGTCGTCGAGATGCCCGCCGGGGCGGCCGACGGCGTCGAGACGGGCGACGCCGTCCGAATCGAAGGGCTGTAG
- a CDS encoding DUF7097 family protein — protein MEKAPQGTSVGVDDPYEVVERCDHLTDDGRCRYAAEHGHHDPEFARERRVDDLRCPAADPSGEWEWADCPHFRARQRARECVRCGLEERRVAHDDERPLLEEHHLEYRDDDRKDVAHEITVYLCRWCHAKIHDSWARIDDDASPDPEAIAEAEGRRSRELEEAGFESAAERYGEE, from the coding sequence ATGGAGAAGGCGCCGCAGGGTACCTCGGTCGGCGTCGACGACCCCTACGAGGTCGTCGAGCGGTGCGACCACCTGACCGACGACGGCCGGTGCCGGTACGCCGCCGAGCACGGCCACCACGACCCGGAGTTCGCCCGCGAGCGACGGGTCGACGATCTGCGATGTCCTGCCGCGGACCCCTCCGGCGAGTGGGAGTGGGCCGACTGCCCGCACTTCCGGGCCCGTCAGCGCGCCCGCGAGTGCGTCCGCTGCGGTCTCGAGGAGCGGCGGGTGGCCCACGACGACGAGCGCCCGCTGCTCGAGGAACACCACCTCGAGTACCGCGACGACGACCGCAAGGACGTGGCCCACGAGATAACGGTCTACCTCTGTCGGTGGTGCCACGCGAAGATCCACGACTCGTGGGCGCGGATCGACGACGACGCCTCGCCGGACCCCGAGGCCATCGCCGAGGCGGAGGGCCGCCGCTCGCGCGAACTGGAGGAGGCTGGTTTCGAGTCGGCCGCCGAGCGGTACGGCGAGGAGTGA